In Prochlorococcus marinus CUG1435, the genomic window TTGCTTTGTATCCGTTTATAGTTTTAACTGATAATCTTATGATTAATTTAGAAGTTCTTCCTCTTACTCTTGATATCGTAGCAGGAGTAATTGTTTTGATATTATTTTTCGATGCTAACTTCTTCAGTATTGGAATTAAACCCTCTATGTTTGTACTGTGATTTAATACTAACCTTCCCAATTTAATTAATTTTTTTTTAATTCTATTTACAAAAATTTGTTTCTGAGAAATTAACTTTAAAGAAGAAAAGAAAAAAAATTTTGAAGTTCTGTTATATTATCTAAAGTAATAAAAATCTAATGATTTATCAAATAGGTTGGGCTGCATTAGCTGCAATTTTTACTTTTTCAATTGCAATGGTTGTTTGGGGAAGAAATGGCGATGGTTCTATTGATGTATGATCTCATTTTTAAATTATGAAGTCTTTTTTAATAAATTTCTTATTTTTACGTCTTTCGTTCTACTAATATTTATAACTATCGCTGTAATTTACATATCTTATGTGTCCTGGAAAGATAGAAAAAGGTTAAAAAAATAGATTCTATTATTGATTTTTTTTCTTATCCTTTATTCTAAGTTCTTCGATTAATTCTTTGGCTTGTTCCATTTTTGAAATACTGCTTTTGTAAATTCCAATATCTTTTTCAGCTTTTTGAGGAGATAATCCTAATTTTTCAAAATAGTCAGAGATCATCTTATTAATCTCAGATTCTTCTTTTTCTTTAAAATCTTGCGAATTTGAAATTAATATGTACATTCCTAAGTTCAATACCCTTGATGGATAAAGTTTGGAATTGCTTTTTTCTATTAATAATTTCAATATATCTTTTAATGACTTATCCCTAAATTCCTTCTGAGATTTTTGAGAGATTTCCTTAATTTCCTTTGCTTCAAAATTGGTTGAACTGCATAAAGATTCAAAAAGAAGATCTAAATGTTTCTCAGGTTTGTATCCTTTCGTTAGTTCTTTGAATGTTTCGGTGAGGCCAACGCAAAAAAGATAATCTTGTGAAAATTCATTTTGATGTTTTAAAAGATTTAGTTCGACAAGCATTTCATCAACTATCCTTTTATATAAACCTGGAATAACGAAAGGGAATTGTTCATGAAACAACATTTTGCTATCTGAAACAGTCAGTTTTTCTTTCAATTTTTTATATGTAAACCTTAATAAGGTTAGCGTATGTTGACTCAATTTCGTTAATATCTAATAAACAGATAATTA contains:
- the petN gene encoding cytochrome b6-f complex subunit PetN; the encoded protein is MIYQIGWAALAAIFTFSIAMVVWGRNGDGSIDV
- a CDS encoding photosystem II biogenesis protein Psp29, which encodes MSQHTLTLLRFTYKKLKEKLTVSDSKMLFHEQFPFVIPGLYKRIVDEMLVELNLLKHQNEFSQDYLFCVGLTETFKELTKGYKPEKHLDLLFESLCSSTNFEAKEIKEISQKSQKEFRDKSLKDILKLLIEKSNSKLYPSRVLNLGMYILISNSQDFKEKEESEINKMISDYFEKLGLSPQKAEKDIGIYKSSISKMEQAKELIEELRIKDKKKNQ